The DNA sequence ATCATTTTCAAGCCCCGTGACGCCCCTGGGGGTTTAACATCAAGCGCACCTCGGTTGATGACGTAGACTATTTAAAATAGTCGTCCCTGGCCTTTTTTATTTGAACAATGTTCTCCAGCGGAGAGCGAGGGGCGATGCCGCAACCCGGGCAAAGGAAATCCGTGCCGTTTTCCAGGGTCTTGATCGATTCCTTATACACCTCCTCCGGCGTACCGCTGAACAGGGTGGTGGCCGTAGCCACATTACCGAAAATCTTGACCCCGTATTTGTGGGCGATTTCCACGGCCCGTTTTAAGTCCGCCTTTTCTTCAATACTGAGCCCGGCAGCCCCGCTCTGGCACATGAACTCAATAATCGGATCGGTATCGGCGCAGATGTGCAGGACCACCGGACCTTTGATCTGGCTGACGATCTCTTTTTCCACGGGCATGACCAATTTCTCATAAAGCCGCGGATTCAACAGGGCCGGTCCGGAAGTCGGTTCGGCAAAAACGAAAAAATCTACCCCGTTGTCAAAGGCGAAGTTGGCTGCGGCGATGGCCGCCTGCTTGGTGACCTCCAGGGTTTTTGTCAGCAGGTCGGGTTTTTTTATGGCCCACTTGATGAATTGCTCGGGACCGACCAGGTTGGCGGCGCAGGTAAAGGCCCCTTCCGTTTCACCGAAGATGGCCATCTGATCTCCCACCCGTTCTTTAAGGAGTTTTATGTGTTCCTTAAAAGCCGGGAAGCGGCCCCGGGAGAGGAAGTCGGAGGGAAACTCAAGATTCTCCACGCCGTCGGCATAGGGGAATTTATTGATGTAAAACTGTCTGTCGATTTTTGGGGTTCCCAACTCACAGCCCAAGGCCTCGCTCAAGGCCACGATGTCCCAGCCCATGGCTTTGACCCATTCGAAGCCCCCATAGGTGTGTCCGGCCATGGCCAGCTCGGTCATGGCCAGAGGATCGGTATCGGCCAGGGGCCGTTCGTAGCCGCATTTCGTCATAAAATCAACCACCCCGTAGGTGGTGGTACAGCCTACGGGGGTGACATCGACTTCCTTGCCCTGTAATCGGTTTAAAAAACGTTCTTTTAAGTTCATGGTGAACCCTCCTATTGAAGCATTTGGTCCGGGAATTGATTCCGGAGAAATTTTATTAAATTATTTTCTTCTTGAAAGGCTTCCCCGATCAATTTATTTTGCAGGACCCCCTTACGATCGATCAGGAAATTGGTCGGCACCGCATAAACCTTATAGTGTTCGGCCATCTTCCCGGATGGATCCAAGAGCACCGGAAAGGTGATATCCATCTGGGCCATGAAGGCTTCGGCCACCTGAGGACTTTGCTTGACGTTAACAGCCAAGACCTCGAACCCCGCCGGCCGGAGCCGGCGGTAATATTTTTCAATGACCGGCATTTCATATCGGCAGTAAGGGCATTGGTCGGTCCAGAACCTGAGCAGAATCACTTTCCCCTTGACCCGATCCAGGGTCCAGGTTTGACCTTTCAAATCCTGAGCGACAAAATCCAGGGCCTTGTCCCCGGACTTCGGCCAGGAGGTTTTCCCCTTGTTTTCGCCGCAGCCCGAAAACCCGAATAATAACAGAACCAGGCATAAACCCCCGAGACGACCGGGGTGCAGAATTTTAATTCCCCAAAATCCCTTTATAAACATCTTCGGCCTTGGGTGGTGTCCAGTTTTCAGGAACACAGCACCCCATGGGCTTAAATAAAGTCTGTTCTAATACAGGCTTTCCGGTCTGGGTATCTACAAAAACAGCCCATCCCCCTACAACCGAGGCCGGATGGAGGGCCTTCTTAGGGAAAAAATTGAAGGCATAGACCCGGTAATAAGTCACCCCTCCGGCGGTCCTTTCCGGGTATATGACCGTGCTCTCAGCCAGAAGCCGGTATTCATATTTTTTAAAATCGGCAATCCGGGCCTGGGCCGTTTTCAAAGCCCTTTCGCGGCCGATCAAGTTTTTTTCCGGCACCTGGACCTTTGGATAAAGTATAGCCCCTAAGGAGACCACCCGGCCTTGGGGGTCTATCGAAAATCCCAGAGAGGATTCATAAATGATCAGGCCCTTGAAAGTCTGCCAATAGCTCACATACCAGGTCCCTGAGATACGTTCCGCCCCTTTCAGCCTGAGTTGGTCCGGCCCTATTTTAAGCAGAGAGGCATATTTTTTGACCAGTAAAGGCCCTATCGCGGTGATCCGCTCCCGACTCAAGCGGGAAACGTTGTCTATTTTCAGCAGGGGCTTTTTCCCCCCCCGAATCGTCAGGGGAGCACCGGTCACAGAATCCCATTTGATGGATAAGGGATTCTTCTCCAAAGTATCGGGGCCGGCCAGGACCGGGGGAACACTTATGCAAAGAACGATCAGACAGCCTATTAGACTTTTATACCCCCGGGGGGTGCCACGAAGGATAAAAATATCGAATATCGAATATCGAATAATGAATAATGAATATCGAAGGAAGGGGAATAAAACTTCATAATTCATAATTCATAATTCGAAATTCGGTGTTCGATATTCGCATTTTTCGAACTAAACCCCCTTAGGCACTTGGGGGCATCACGAATCATGAAAATAATCTCTGTTCGACCCCTGACCCCTGATCCCCGATCCCTGAAAGCTATCTTCCTCCTAAACCTTGACACTCAAGTACCGTTCCTCAATCCCCTCAGCGGCCTCCAATTGGGCCGGGGTCCCTTCATAAACAATGGCCCCTTTTTCCATGATATAGATCCGCTGGCAGATGTCTTTCAGGGTCTTCAGATTCTGCTCCACCAGGAGGATGGTCGTACCCCTTTGGTTAATGGCCTCCACGGTCTGGCTGATCAAGCGGACCAATAAGGGCATTAATCCTTCGGTCGGTTCATCCAGGAGGATTAATTTGGGTTTGGTGATCAAGGCCCGGCCCACGGCCAGCATCTGTTGTTCCCCTCCAGAAAGGGTTCCGGCTTTTTGCTTGAGCCGCTCCTTCAGTCGGGGGAAATAGTCGAAGATCTCCTCTAATTTTGCCTGGTCCGGGGTCCCCTGAACCACCGGGATCCGGAGATTTTCCATAACGGTTAATTTTGGGAACAGATGGCGCCCCTGGGGCACATAGGCCACTCCCTGACGGGG is a window from the Deltaproteobacteria bacterium genome containing:
- a CDS encoding MtaA/CmuA family methyltransferase; this encodes MNLKERFLNRLQGKEVDVTPVGCTTTYGVVDFMTKCGYERPLADTDPLAMTELAMAGHTYGGFEWVKAMGWDIVALSEALGCELGTPKIDRQFYINKFPYADGVENLEFPSDFLSRGRFPAFKEHIKLLKERVGDQMAIFGETEGAFTCAANLVGPEQFIKWAIKKPDLLTKTLEVTKQAAIAAANFAFDNGVDFFVFAEPTSGPALLNPRLYEKLVMPVEKEIVSQIKGPVVLHICADTDPIIEFMCQSGAAGLSIEEKADLKRAVEIAHKYGVKIFGNVATATTLFSGTPEEVYKESIKTLENGTDFLCPGCGIAPRSPLENIVQIKKARDDYFK
- a CDS encoding TlpA family protein disulfide reductase; translated protein: MFIKGFWGIKILHPGRLGGLCLVLLLFGFSGCGENKGKTSWPKSGDKALDFVAQDLKGQTWTLDRVKGKVILLRFWTDQCPYCRYEMPVIEKYYRRLRPAGFEVLAVNVKQSPQVAEAFMAQMDITFPVLLDPSGKMAEHYKVYAVPTNFLIDRKGVLQNKLIGEAFQEENNLIKFLRNQFPDQMLQ
- a CDS encoding ABC transporter ATP-binding protein; this translates as MLTLKDVNCFFGKSHVLHNTTLEIREKELVGLVGRNGVGKSTTLKAIMGLVPAKSGSIQLDGLTLSEQPAYQVPRQGVAYVPQGRHLFPKLTVMENLRIPVVQGTPDQAKLEEIFDYFPRLKERLKQKAGTLSGGEQQMLAVGRALITKPKLILLDEPTEGLMPLLVRLISQTVEAINQRGTTILLVEQNLKTLKDICQRIYIMEKGAIVYEGTPAQLEAAEGIEERYLSVKV